From a single Mycolicibacterium moriokaense genomic region:
- a CDS encoding tRNA (adenine-N1)-methyltransferase yields MNRTGPFAIGDRVQLTDAKGRHYTMVLTPGGEFHTHRGVIALDSVIGLPEGSVVKSTNGDQFLVLRPLLVDYVMSMPRGAQVVYPKDAAQIVHEGDIFPGARVLEAGAGSGALTCSLLRAVGPEGHVTSYEVREDHGEHAVRNVTTFFGEHPANWELVIADLSDYSGPEVDRVVLDMLAPWEVLESVADALVPGGVLMIYVATVTQLSRTVEALREQKCWTEPRAWESLQRGWHVVGLAVRPQHTMRGHTAFLINVRKLAPGAVAPMPLRRKRQLGGSI; encoded by the coding sequence GTGAACAGGACCGGACCCTTCGCCATCGGTGATCGAGTGCAGCTCACCGACGCGAAGGGCAGGCACTACACGATGGTGTTGACCCCCGGCGGGGAGTTCCACACACACCGCGGAGTCATCGCCCTCGACTCCGTGATCGGGCTGCCCGAGGGCAGCGTGGTCAAGTCCACCAACGGCGACCAGTTCCTGGTGCTGCGCCCGCTGCTGGTCGACTACGTGATGTCGATGCCCCGCGGCGCACAGGTCGTCTACCCGAAGGACGCCGCCCAGATCGTCCACGAGGGCGACATCTTCCCCGGAGCACGCGTGCTCGAGGCCGGCGCCGGCTCGGGTGCGCTCACGTGCTCGCTGCTTCGCGCCGTCGGACCCGAGGGGCACGTCACCTCCTACGAGGTGCGCGAGGACCACGGTGAGCACGCAGTGCGCAACGTCACGACGTTCTTCGGCGAGCACCCGGCCAACTGGGAGCTGGTGATCGCGGACCTCAGCGACTATTCGGGACCGGAAGTGGACCGGGTGGTGCTCGACATGCTGGCGCCGTGGGAGGTGCTGGAGTCGGTCGCCGACGCGCTTGTCCCAGGCGGCGTGCTAATGATCTATGTCGCGACGGTGACGCAGCTGTCCCGGACGGTCGAGGCGTTGCGCGAACAGAAATGCTGGACCGAGCCCAGGGCGTGGGAGAGCCTGCAGCGCGGGTGGCACGTCGTCGGGCTTGCGGTGCGTCCACAACACACGATGCGCGGCCATACGGCATTTCTGATCAACGTGCGCAAATTGGCGCCGGGCGCCGTTGCGCCAATGCCGTTGCGCCGCAAGCGTCAACTCGGCGGGAGCATCTAA
- a CDS encoding DUF503 domain-containing protein — protein MWIGWLEFDLLLGDVRSLKQKRSIVRPLIAELQRRFTVSAAETGSQDLYRRAVIGMAVVAADHGHLVDVLDAAERLVASRPDVELLSVRRGVRRSTDD, from the coding sequence ATGTGGATCGGCTGGCTCGAATTCGACTTGCTGCTCGGGGACGTGCGTTCGCTCAAGCAGAAGCGCTCGATCGTCCGCCCCCTGATCGCTGAACTGCAGCGCCGCTTCACGGTGTCGGCGGCCGAGACCGGGTCTCAGGATCTGTACCGGCGTGCGGTCATCGGCATGGCGGTGGTGGCGGCCGACCACGGACATCTGGTGGATGTGCTCGACGCCGCCGAGCGGCTGGTGGCGTCGCGCCCCGATGTGGAGCTGTTGTCCGTGCGGCGCGGTGTGCGGCGCAGCACCGACGATTAG
- a CDS encoding amidohydrolase family protein, which produces MKFIDGWSNMPMLTEDELVNEFADEVLNSNVNKWFKTSGESRGPGTSAAELVTMMDAAGIEKTIISALHSWSHPDTRPRGVFQATAGQPDDIFDAFLEQMATATTEHKGRLYGSALIDPMGGLRAYRQLDRAVKDYGCVAIRVMAAMFGEPYDHPLYYPIYAKCAELGVPITMNLGFPGPMRSAKLQHPALLDDILLAFPELTVVGTHIGHPWHLETLALLQKHPNFYLMTSGWSPKYIPTEIVHFMNTRGKRQVMWASDFPLLSLDRATGDALELPLKDDAMQAYCHDNCLEVFDLS; this is translated from the coding sequence ATGAAGTTCATCGACGGCTGGTCGAACATGCCGATGCTCACCGAAGACGAGCTCGTCAATGAGTTCGCCGACGAGGTCCTGAACAGCAACGTCAACAAATGGTTCAAGACGAGCGGAGAGTCGCGGGGGCCGGGCACCAGCGCGGCGGAATTAGTGACGATGATGGACGCGGCCGGTATCGAGAAGACGATCATCTCGGCCTTGCACAGTTGGTCGCACCCCGACACCCGCCCGCGGGGCGTGTTCCAGGCCACCGCCGGACAGCCCGACGACATCTTCGATGCCTTCCTGGAACAGATGGCTACGGCCACAACCGAACACAAAGGCCGTCTGTACGGCAGCGCGTTGATCGATCCGATGGGCGGGCTACGGGCGTATCGACAACTCGATCGTGCCGTCAAAGATTACGGGTGCGTCGCGATCCGCGTCATGGCCGCGATGTTCGGCGAGCCCTACGACCACCCGCTTTACTACCCGATCTATGCCAAGTGCGCCGAGCTTGGTGTTCCGATCACCATGAACCTCGGTTTCCCGGGCCCCATGCGCAGTGCGAAGTTGCAGCACCCTGCGCTTCTCGACGACATCCTGCTCGCCTTCCCTGAATTGACGGTGGTCGGAACTCACATCGGGCACCCGTGGCACCTGGAAACCCTTGCGCTGCTGCAGAAACACCCGAACTTCTATTTGATGACATCAGGGTGGTCCCCGAAGTACATCCCGACAGAGATCGTCCACTTCATGAACACTCGCGGCAAGCGGCAGGTGATGTGGGCGTCGGACTTTCCCTTGTTGAGCTTGGATCGCGCAACCGGCGATGCGCTCGAACTACCCCTGAAAGACGATGCGATGCAGGCCTATTGCCACGACAACTGTCTCGAAGTGTTCGATCTGAGCTAG
- a CDS encoding RecB family exonuclease, whose product MTDTPDPAAVRRPALSPSRAADFKQCPLLYRFRAIDRLPEPSSSAQVRGSVVHAALEQLYALPAAQRGRATAMALVDPAWQRLVAAQPDLADAFAPELRAVLLDEARALLSGYYRLEDPTRFDPQGCEQRVEVELEDGTLLRGYVDRIDVAPTGELRIVDYKTGKAPPEARALAEFKAMFQMKFYAVALLRSRGVLPARLRLLYLEDGQVLDYTPDLDELVRFEKTLMAIWTAIQSAGATGDFRPNPSRMCDWCAHHAHCPVFGGTPPPYPGWPTVPDEGSGAEDDVVMRASETAA is encoded by the coding sequence GTGACAGATACGCCGGATCCCGCCGCCGTCCGGCGTCCAGCGCTGTCGCCGTCCCGGGCCGCCGACTTCAAGCAGTGCCCGCTGCTCTATCGGTTCCGCGCGATCGACCGGTTGCCCGAACCGTCGTCGTCGGCCCAGGTGCGCGGGTCCGTCGTGCACGCCGCGTTGGAGCAGCTGTACGCGCTGCCCGCGGCCCAGCGCGGGCGCGCCACCGCGATGGCGCTGGTCGATCCGGCGTGGCAGCGGCTGGTGGCGGCACAGCCCGATCTCGCCGACGCCTTCGCACCGGAGCTGCGGGCCGTACTGCTCGACGAGGCACGCGCGCTGCTGTCGGGTTACTACCGCCTGGAGGATCCCACCCGCTTCGACCCACAGGGCTGTGAGCAGCGCGTCGAGGTGGAGCTCGAGGACGGCACCCTGCTGCGCGGCTACGTCGACCGGATCGACGTCGCCCCGACCGGGGAGCTGCGGATCGTCGACTACAAGACCGGTAAGGCGCCGCCGGAGGCGCGGGCGCTGGCCGAGTTCAAGGCGATGTTCCAGATGAAGTTCTATGCCGTCGCGCTGCTGCGGTCGCGCGGCGTGCTGCCCGCACGGCTGCGGTTGCTGTATCTCGAAGACGGCCAGGTGCTGGATTACACCCCCGATCTCGATGAGTTGGTGCGCTTCGAGAAGACGCTGATGGCGATCTGGACCGCCATCCAATCCGCCGGTGCCACAGGCGATTTCCGGCCGAACCCGTCACGGATGTGCGACTGGTGCGCACATCACGCGCATTGTCCCGTGTTCGGCGGCACACCACCGCCCTACCCGGGTTGGCCGACCGTTCCCGACGAGGGCTCCGGCGCGGAGGACGACGTCGTAATGCGCGCCTCGGAGACGGCTGCGTGA
- a CDS encoding thioesterase family protein gives MIDCYYRRIGIDGDSQIFDSTDGTRSNWDPEIQHGSPPLALMTKLIEEATADSGLRIARMTLDVLGAIPVTRVRVRSWVQRPGARISLWAAEMSAEREDGTERAVARVTAWLLATSDTSDVATDRYPPLIEGEAVSTPHGWAGARGYLETVSWRRQPDAGETGHVVWLDPLVPLVDSEPTSALQRLAMVVDSANGAGAALDPEQFIFMNTDTAVHLHRLPEGTDFALRSRASIGPDGIGVTTAELFDRRGFIGTSAQTLLVMRRR, from the coding sequence GTGATCGACTGTTACTACCGACGAATCGGCATCGACGGCGATTCGCAGATCTTCGATTCCACCGACGGAACGCGCAGTAACTGGGATCCCGAAATACAGCACGGCTCCCCTCCTCTCGCGTTGATGACCAAGCTGATCGAGGAAGCGACCGCGGACTCCGGGCTGCGCATCGCCAGGATGACGCTGGATGTTCTCGGCGCCATCCCGGTGACCCGTGTGCGGGTGCGCAGCTGGGTACAACGACCGGGTGCACGAATCTCCTTGTGGGCGGCCGAGATGTCGGCGGAGCGCGAGGACGGCACCGAGCGCGCGGTCGCGCGAGTCACTGCGTGGCTATTGGCCACCAGCGACACCTCCGATGTGGCGACCGACCGATATCCCCCACTCATCGAGGGTGAGGCGGTGTCGACACCGCACGGCTGGGCGGGCGCGAGGGGCTATCTGGAGACGGTCAGCTGGCGCCGCCAGCCCGACGCCGGCGAGACCGGGCACGTGGTCTGGCTCGACCCCCTTGTGCCGCTGGTGGATTCGGAACCGACGAGCGCTCTGCAGCGGCTGGCAATGGTGGTGGATTCGGCGAACGGTGCAGGCGCAGCGCTGGATCCCGAGCAGTTCATCTTCATGAACACCGACACCGCGGTGCACCTGCATCGGCTGCCAGAGGGTACCGATTTCGCGCTCCGCTCGCGCGCCTCGATCGGGCCCGACGGAATCGGCGTCACCACCGCCGAACTCTTCGACCGTCGCGGGTTCATCGGCACCTCGGCGCAGACGCTGCTCGTGATGCGGCGGCGCTAG